Proteins from a genomic interval of Piscinibacter sp. HJYY11:
- the murI gene encoding glutamate racemase, with product MNPTRTPLVGVFDSGVGGLSVLKALHSQLPAHDLLYVADSAHAPYGERTDEYISQRTHRIASHLLAEGASLLVIACNTATAVAVASLRERWPQVPIVAVEPGVKPAVALTRNGRIGVMATPATLRSEKFKHLLSAHGAGLCVHLQPCPGLAGQIERGIHDDPALLRLIDQFSAPLKEAEVDTVVLGCTHYPFVHAQIQQAFGNGVTLVDTAEPVARQAARLLNVVQPTSAVPRRVCLQTTGEAARLQELAGRWLPFECQVAHAPGL from the coding sequence ATGAACCCCACCCGGACCCCACTTGTCGGCGTGTTCGATTCCGGGGTAGGCGGCCTGTCGGTGCTGAAGGCCCTGCATTCGCAGCTGCCCGCGCACGACCTGCTCTACGTGGCCGACTCGGCCCATGCGCCCTATGGCGAGCGCACCGACGAGTACATCAGCCAACGCACCCACCGCATCGCGAGTCACCTGCTTGCCGAAGGCGCCAGCCTCCTCGTCATCGCCTGCAACACGGCCACGGCGGTGGCCGTGGCGAGCCTGCGCGAGCGCTGGCCGCAGGTGCCCATCGTGGCCGTCGAGCCGGGGGTGAAGCCCGCCGTCGCGCTCACGCGCAATGGGCGCATCGGCGTGATGGCCACGCCCGCCACGCTGCGCAGCGAGAAGTTCAAGCACCTGCTCAGCGCCCACGGTGCCGGCCTCTGCGTGCACCTGCAGCCGTGCCCGGGCCTCGCCGGCCAGATCGAACGAGGCATCCACGACGACCCGGCGCTCCTCCGGTTGATCGACCAGTTCAGCGCGCCGCTGAAAGAGGCCGAGGTGGACACCGTCGTGCTCGGCTGCACGCACTACCCGTTCGTGCACGCGCAGATCCAGCAGGCCTTCGGCAATGGGGTCACGCTGGTCGACACCGCCGAGCCGGTGGCCCGCCAGGCCGCCCGCCTGTTGAACGTTGTGCAGCCGACATCCGCGGTGCCCCGCCGCGTGTGCCTGCAAACCACCGGCGAAGCAGCCCGCCTGCAGGAGCTCGCCGGGCGCTGGCTGCCCTTCGAATGCCAGGTGGCGCACGCACCCGGCCTCTGA
- a CDS encoding UDP-N-acetylglucosamine 1-carboxyvinyltransferase: MTSSSHVVVHGGAPLTGRIDPSANKNAVLPILCATLLTRQPVHLRGVPDITDVRKILQFFESIGSEVHADWVRGIVGLHHRHSMFDARRHRLPLEMRSSIMLVPPLLARFGEARIEAEVKGCTLGVREIDPHVETLRCFGAHIEQGDDAFIVRCDAPLRAAEHWLDYASVTTTENFVLCAALASGRSVLTNAACEPHVQEFCEFMCRLGAHIEGIGTSRLVIEGVDALGGTEFRFAEDFHEVTTFLALGAITGGEVTVRNSRPEHFPLIDRSLAKFGVHVTHRDGWSHARVQGGLKVAEPFTRNMLQKIEAAPWPYLPVDLLPIFMALGARAEGSAMFWNKVYDGAMGWTSELSKFGAHVFLSDPHRAISFGGRPLAPAEVDSPYIIRVAIALLMVAASIEGRSVIRHAAPIRRAHPRFVENLSALGAQIEWTERP, translated from the coding sequence GTGACTTCCTCTTCCCATGTCGTCGTCCACGGTGGCGCGCCCTTGACGGGCCGGATCGACCCGTCGGCCAACAAGAATGCGGTGCTGCCCATCTTGTGCGCGACGCTGCTCACTCGCCAGCCCGTGCATTTGCGGGGCGTGCCCGACATCACCGACGTTCGCAAGATCCTGCAGTTCTTCGAGTCCATCGGCAGCGAGGTGCATGCCGACTGGGTGCGCGGCATCGTCGGCCTGCACCATCGGCACAGCATGTTCGATGCACGTCGACACCGCCTGCCCTTGGAGATGCGGTCTTCCATCATGCTGGTGCCGCCGTTGCTCGCGCGCTTCGGCGAGGCGCGCATCGAAGCCGAGGTGAAGGGCTGCACGCTCGGGGTGCGCGAGATCGATCCGCATGTGGAGACCCTGCGCTGCTTCGGCGCCCACATCGAGCAGGGCGACGATGCCTTCATCGTGCGCTGTGACGCTCCGTTGCGTGCGGCCGAACACTGGCTCGACTACGCTTCCGTCACCACCACCGAAAACTTCGTGTTGTGCGCGGCACTCGCCAGCGGGCGCTCGGTGCTGACCAACGCCGCCTGCGAGCCGCATGTACAGGAATTCTGCGAGTTCATGTGCCGTCTGGGAGCCCACATCGAAGGCATCGGCACGTCGCGGCTTGTGATCGAAGGTGTCGACGCACTCGGCGGCACCGAGTTCCGGTTTGCTGAAGACTTTCATGAGGTGACCACCTTCCTCGCCCTGGGCGCCATCACAGGTGGCGAAGTCACGGTGCGCAACTCACGGCCCGAACACTTCCCGCTCATCGACCGCAGCCTCGCCAAATTCGGCGTGCACGTGACTCACCGCGATGGCTGGTCGCATGCGCGCGTGCAGGGCGGCTTGAAGGTGGCCGAGCCCTTCACCCGGAACATGCTGCAGAAGATCGAAGCCGCCCCGTGGCCCTATCTGCCGGTGGACTTGCTTCCGATCTTCATGGCCTTGGGCGCGCGCGCCGAGGGCAGCGCGATGTTCTGGAACAAGGTCTACGACGGTGCGATGGGCTGGACCTCCGAGCTGTCGAAATTCGGTGCGCATGTGTTCCTCTCCGATCCGCACCGTGCCATCAGCTTCGGCGGCCGCCCGCTTGCGCCGGCAGAGGTGGACAGCCCCTACATCATCCGCGTGGCCATCGCCTTGCTGATGGTGGCGGCAAGCATCGAGGGCCGCTCGGTGATCCGCCATGCCGCGCCCATCCGGCGAGCCCACCCGCGCTTCGTGGAGAACCTCTCTGCACTCGGGGCGCAGATCGAATGGACGGAGCGCCCCTGA
- the dbpA gene encoding ATP-dependent RNA helicase DbpA: MTRTDALSFGSLPLPPATQANLQQLGYASMTPIQAASLPLALAGKDLIAQAKTGSGKTAAFALPLLANLNPRRFAVQALVLCPTRELAEQVTQEIRRLARAEDNIKTLTLCGGAPVRNQLASLAHGAHIVVGTPGRILDHLSRETLSLDALNTLVLDEADRMLDMGFADDIAQVIAACPKRRQTLLFSATYPDGVAQLAARFMREPQEVKLAERHADTKIRQRFYEVKESERLHAVGLLLNHFRPASTLAFCNTKQQCRDLVAILQAQGIVALELHGDLEQRERDQVLVQFANRSCSVLVATDVAARGLDIAQLEAVINVDITPDPEVHTHRVGRTGRADEAGWAFSLASMDEMGRVGRIDEMQGSPSAWHPLSELTAPADAKPLRPPMVTLQILGGRKEKIRPGDVLGALTKDLGLEGAQIGKINVNEFSTYVAVERSIADQALRGLNAGKVKGKSVKARRL; this comes from the coding sequence ATGACCCGTACCGATGCCCTCTCCTTCGGCAGCCTGCCCCTGCCTCCCGCGACGCAGGCCAACCTGCAACAGCTGGGCTACGCCTCGATGACGCCGATCCAGGCCGCGAGCCTGCCCCTCGCACTGGCCGGCAAGGACCTGATCGCCCAGGCCAAGACCGGCAGCGGCAAGACCGCCGCGTTCGCCCTGCCGCTGCTCGCAAACCTGAACCCACGCCGCTTCGCCGTGCAGGCACTCGTGCTGTGTCCGACACGCGAGCTCGCCGAACAGGTCACGCAGGAGATCCGCCGCCTCGCACGGGCTGAAGACAACATCAAGACGCTCACCCTCTGCGGCGGCGCGCCGGTCCGCAACCAGTTGGCAAGCCTGGCCCACGGGGCGCACATCGTGGTCGGCACGCCGGGCCGCATCCTCGACCACCTGTCGCGCGAGACGCTGTCGCTGGACGCGCTGAACACACTGGTGCTCGACGAAGCCGATCGCATGCTCGACATGGGTTTCGCCGACGACATCGCACAGGTGATCGCCGCCTGCCCGAAGAGGCGCCAGACCCTGCTGTTCTCGGCCACCTATCCCGACGGCGTGGCCCAACTCGCCGCACGCTTCATGCGCGAGCCGCAGGAGGTGAAGCTCGCCGAGCGCCATGCCGACACCAAGATCCGCCAGCGTTTCTACGAGGTGAAGGAAAGCGAGCGTCTGCATGCGGTGGGCCTGCTGTTGAACCACTTCCGGCCCGCCAGCACGCTCGCCTTCTGCAACACCAAGCAGCAATGCCGCGACCTCGTCGCCATCCTGCAGGCCCAAGGCATCGTGGCGCTGGAACTTCACGGAGACCTGGAGCAGCGCGAGCGCGACCAGGTGCTGGTGCAGTTTGCCAACCGCAGCTGCAGCGTGCTCGTGGCCACCGACGTGGCCGCGCGCGGACTCGACATTGCCCAGCTCGAAGCCGTGATCAACGTCGACATCACGCCCGACCCCGAGGTGCACACGCACCGCGTCGGCCGCACGGGGCGCGCCGACGAAGCCGGCTGGGCCTTCAGCCTCGCCAGCATGGACGAGATGGGGCGCGTGGGCCGCATCGACGAAATGCAGGGCAGCCCGAGCGCCTGGCACCCGTTGAGCGAGCTCACCGCGCCGGCCGACGCAAAGCCGCTGCGCCCGCCGATGGTGACGCTGCAGATCCTCGGTGGCCGCAAGGAAAAGATCCGCCCGGGCGACGTGCTGGGAGCGCTCACCAAAGACCTCGGTCTGGAAGGCGCACAGATCGGCAAGATCAACGTCAACGAGTTCTCCACCTATGTGGCCGTGGAGCGCAGCATCGCCGACCAGGCACTGCGCGGCCTCAACGCCGGCAAGGTGAAGGGCAAGTCGGTGAAGGCGAGACGGCTGTGA
- a CDS encoding general secretion pathway protein GspB: MSYILDALRRADSERERGAVPSLHSKQIAAGVAEADDGDESPSGSVQPLWWAVGGLSLALVGMAAWLMLGRSTPEPAPVAPAVAAAPVLPPPAVTVQPPPVSAPEAPPQAAPVMPPPPVERRSAPVAPPAPAPARVATAPRPTAKPAEAVAAAPRDEETPVPSISELPDDIRRQLPTLSVSGASYSKNPASRMLILNGQVFKEGDKVANDLVLEQIRLKSAVLSFKGRRYSVSF, from the coding sequence ATGTCGTACATCCTTGATGCGCTGCGCAGGGCCGATTCCGAGCGGGAGCGCGGCGCCGTGCCCAGCCTGCACAGCAAGCAGATCGCGGCCGGCGTGGCCGAGGCCGATGACGGCGACGAGAGCCCGAGCGGTTCGGTGCAGCCCTTGTGGTGGGCGGTCGGTGGCTTGTCGCTGGCCCTGGTGGGCATGGCGGCCTGGCTGATGCTCGGGCGCTCGACGCCTGAGCCTGCGCCCGTTGCGCCAGCGGTGGCCGCAGCGCCGGTGCTGCCCCCGCCAGCGGTCACGGTTCAGCCGCCCCCTGTCTCCGCACCGGAAGCGCCACCGCAGGCAGCACCCGTGATGCCGCCGCCGCCGGTCGAACGCCGGAGCGCGCCCGTTGCGCCGCCGGCACCTGCGCCGGCGCGTGTCGCCACGGCCCCCAGGCCGACCGCGAAACCGGCCGAGGCGGTGGCCGCTGCGCCTCGTGATGAAGAAACGCCGGTGCCGTCGATCTCCGAGCTTCCCGATGACATCCGTCGCCAGTTGCCCACGCTTTCGGTCAGCGGCGCGAGCTATTCCAAGAACCCGGCGAGCCGCATGCTCATCCTCAACGGGCAAGTCTTCAAGGAAGGCGACAAGGTGGCCAACGACCTGGTGCTGGAGCAGATCCGCCTGAAGAGCGCCGTGCTGTCGTTCAAGGGGCGGCGCTACAGCGTCAGTTTCTGA
- a CDS encoding ExeA family protein, with the protein MYAKFFGLRQEPFSIAPDPRYLFMSERHREALAHLLYGLRGGGGFVLLTGEIGAGKTTVCRCFLEQIPKRCNVAYIFNPKLTVIELLRTVCEEFRIPLDADRVRTESVKEYLDPINEFLLKTHAVGQNNVLIIDEAQNLSSEVLEQLRLLTNLETSERKLLQIILIGQPELRDMLARPELEQLAQRVIARYHLKALSESETVQYIRHRLGVAGLSGVVPFDRAARKRIHELSRGVPRRINLLCDRSLLGAYAEGRSRVTREMVDHAAVEVFGEAERPIAAAVSGFNRKPVYAAVAGLLAGVLLFGLVSWVRDDGSSRSAAAMAASAVPSKAAVAAPVASRPATPASAVKAVATLALDAGLRSETQAIRELAAAWKVPLAETDPCGTAARQQLQCFKSDDGGLAMLRALDRPGVLTVYDDAGKPVYLQLVSLGTDSATLRGAGGATQTVLLSALAKSWRGEFATLWRTPPAYIGRVPIGQNGPVVDWVAQQVARAQGEALPSTPGTLDAALQERIANFQLARGLKPDGRVGPITLMHLNRVAGVDEPRLLPIVASN; encoded by the coding sequence ATGTACGCCAAATTCTTCGGCCTGCGGCAGGAGCCGTTCTCCATCGCCCCGGATCCGCGCTACCTCTTCATGAGCGAGCGGCACCGAGAGGCGCTGGCGCACCTGCTTTACGGGCTGCGCGGGGGTGGGGGCTTCGTGCTGCTCACCGGCGAGATCGGCGCCGGCAAGACCACGGTGTGCCGCTGCTTCCTGGAGCAGATTCCGAAGCGCTGCAACGTCGCCTACATCTTCAACCCCAAGCTGACGGTCATCGAGCTGCTGCGCACCGTCTGCGAGGAATTCCGCATCCCGCTCGATGCGGACCGCGTCCGCACCGAGAGCGTCAAGGAATACCTGGACCCCATCAACGAGTTCCTGCTCAAGACCCATGCGGTCGGGCAGAACAACGTGCTGATCATCGACGAGGCACAGAACCTCTCGTCCGAAGTGCTGGAGCAGCTGCGCCTGCTGACCAACCTCGAGACCAGCGAGCGCAAGCTGTTGCAGATCATCCTCATCGGCCAGCCCGAGCTGCGCGACATGCTGGCCCGGCCCGAACTCGAGCAGCTCGCGCAGCGCGTGATTGCCCGCTACCACCTGAAGGCGCTGAGCGAGAGCGAGACGGTGCAGTACATCCGGCACCGCCTGGGCGTGGCGGGCCTGAGTGGGGTGGTGCCGTTCGACCGGGCGGCACGAAAGCGCATCCACGAGTTGTCCCGCGGCGTGCCGCGCCGCATCAACCTGCTGTGCGACCGTTCGTTGCTCGGTGCCTACGCCGAGGGGCGCTCGCGGGTGACCCGCGAAATGGTCGACCACGCCGCGGTTGAAGTCTTCGGCGAGGCCGAGCGGCCGATCGCGGCCGCCGTGAGTGGCTTCAACCGCAAGCCGGTGTACGCCGCAGTGGCGGGCTTGCTGGCGGGTGTGTTGCTGTTCGGCCTGGTGAGTTGGGTGAGGGACGACGGCTCGAGCAGGTCGGCCGCGGCCATGGCCGCATCGGCGGTGCCGTCCAAGGCCGCGGTGGCTGCCCCCGTGGCCTCACGCCCGGCGACGCCCGCCTCGGCGGTGAAAGCGGTCGCCACGCTCGCCCTGGATGCCGGCCTGCGCAGCGAGACCCAGGCCATCCGCGAGCTGGCCGCCGCGTGGAAGGTGCCGCTCGCCGAGACCGACCCCTGCGGCACCGCTGCACGCCAGCAACTTCAGTGCTTCAAGAGCGACGATGGCGGGCTGGCGATGCTGCGGGCGCTCGATCGGCCGGGCGTGCTGACCGTGTATGACGACGCCGGCAAACCGGTCTACCTGCAGCTGGTGTCCCTCGGCACCGACAGCGCAACGCTGCGTGGCGCCGGCGGGGCGACCCAGACGGTGCTGCTCTCGGCGCTTGCGAAATCGTGGCGTGGCGAATTTGCGACCTTGTGGCGCACACCGCCGGCCTACATCGGCCGGGTGCCGATCGGCCAGAACGGGCCGGTCGTGGACTGGGTGGCCCAGCAGGTCGCGCGTGCTCAGGGCGAAGCGCTGCCGTCAACACCGGGCACGCTGGATGCCGCGTTGCAGGAGCGCATTGCCAACTTCCAGCTGGCGCGTGGCCTCAAACCCGATGGGCGGGTGGGGCCGATCACGCTGATGCACCTCAACCGTGTCGCGGGCGTGGACGAGCCGCGTCTGCTGCCCATCGTGGCGTCGAACTGA
- a CDS encoding electron transfer flavoprotein subunit beta/FixA family protein gives MKVLVAVKRVVDYNVKVRVKSDGSGVDIANVKMSMNPFDEIAVEEAVRLKEKGVVTEVIAVSAGPAQCQETLRTAMAIGADRGILVETLDGPGNELQPLAVAKILKALVDKEQPGLVILGKQAIDDDCNQTGQMLAALADLPQATFASKVELTADSATVTREVDGGLETLKLSLPAVVTTDLRLNEPRYVTLPNIMKAKKKPLETVKPDALGVDVAPRIKTLKVSEPPKRSAGIKVPDVATLVDKLKNVSKVI, from the coding sequence ATGAAAGTGCTGGTAGCCGTCAAGCGAGTGGTGGACTACAACGTGAAGGTGCGTGTGAAGAGTGACGGCAGCGGTGTGGACATCGCCAACGTCAAGATGAGCATGAACCCCTTCGACGAGATTGCGGTGGAAGAGGCCGTGCGTCTGAAGGAAAAAGGCGTGGTCACCGAAGTGATCGCCGTCTCTGCCGGCCCGGCCCAGTGCCAGGAGACCCTGCGCACCGCGATGGCCATCGGTGCCGACCGCGGCATCCTGGTCGAGACCCTTGATGGTCCAGGAAACGAGCTCCAGCCGCTGGCGGTCGCCAAGATCCTCAAGGCACTCGTCGACAAGGAACAGCCCGGCCTCGTCATCCTCGGCAAGCAGGCCATCGACGACGACTGCAACCAGACCGGCCAGATGCTGGCGGCCCTGGCCGACCTGCCGCAGGCCACCTTTGCGAGCAAGGTCGAGCTCACCGCGGACTCGGCCACCGTCACCCGTGAGGTTGATGGCGGCCTGGAGACCCTGAAGCTCAGCCTGCCGGCCGTCGTCACCACCGACCTGCGCCTGAACGAGCCGCGTTATGTGACGCTGCCCAACATCATGAAGGCCAAGAAGAAGCCGCTGGAGACCGTCAAGCCCGACGCGCTGGGTGTGGACGTCGCCCCGCGCATCAAGACCCTGAAGGTCAGCGAGCCCCCCAAGCGCAGCGCCGGCATCAAGGTGCCCGATGTCGCGACCCTCGTCGACAAGCTCAAGAACGTCTCCAAGGTCATCTAA
- a CDS encoding electron transfer flavoprotein subunit alpha/FixB family protein has translation MTTLVIAEHDNKSVKGATLNTVTAAAAIGGDVHVLIAGNSAGDAAKAASQIAGVAKVIHADGAQLDHGLAENVAAQVLTIAGHYSHILFPATASGKNVAPRVAAKLDVGQISDITKVVSPDTFERPIYAGNAIATVQSADKVKVITVRTTGFDAAAATGGSAAVETATAAADSGKSSFQGSEIAKNDRPELTAAKIIVSGGRALGSSEKFVEVMTPLADKLGAAIGASRAAVDAGYAPNDLQVGQTGKIVAPQLYIAAGISGAIQHLAGMKDSKVIVAINKDPEAPIFSVADYSLEADLFTAVPELVKAL, from the coding sequence ATGACCACGCTCGTCATTGCTGAACACGACAACAAGTCCGTCAAGGGTGCGACCCTGAACACCGTCACCGCTGCCGCCGCCATCGGGGGCGACGTGCACGTGCTCATCGCCGGCAACAGCGCCGGTGACGCCGCCAAGGCCGCCAGCCAGATCGCCGGTGTGGCCAAGGTGATCCACGCCGACGGCGCCCAGCTCGACCACGGCCTGGCCGAGAACGTCGCCGCCCAGGTCTTGACCATCGCCGGCCACTACAGCCACATCCTCTTCCCGGCCACTGCCAGCGGCAAGAACGTTGCCCCGCGCGTGGCCGCCAAGCTCGACGTCGGCCAGATCAGCGACATCACCAAGGTGGTGAGCCCGGACACCTTCGAGCGTCCGATCTACGCCGGCAACGCGATTGCCACCGTGCAGAGCGCCGACAAGGTGAAGGTGATCACCGTGCGCACCACCGGCTTCGACGCCGCGGCCGCCACCGGTGGCAGCGCCGCCGTCGAGACGGCAACCGCAGCCGCCGACTCCGGCAAGAGCAGCTTCCAGGGCAGCGAGATCGCCAAGAACGACCGCCCCGAACTGACCGCCGCCAAGATCATCGTCTCCGGTGGCCGCGCGCTCGGCTCGAGCGAGAAGTTCGTCGAGGTGATGACCCCGCTGGCCGACAAGCTGGGCGCGGCCATCGGTGCCAGCCGGGCTGCGGTGGATGCGGGCTACGCGCCCAACGACCTGCAGGTCGGCCAGACCGGCAAGATCGTCGCGCCGCAGCTGTACATCGCCGCCGGCATCTCGGGGGCCATCCAGCACCTGGCCGGCATGAAGGACAGCAAGGTGATCGTGGCCATCAACAAAGACCCCGAGGCGCCGATCTTCTCGGTGGCTGACTACAGTCTCGAAGCCGACCTCTTCACCGCCGTGCCCGAGCTGGTGAAGGCGCTCTGA
- a CDS encoding DEAD/DEAH box helicase: MTFASLGLSHALLRAVGELGYEAPTPIQAAAIPVALAGRDLQASAETGSGKTAAFVLPVLQGIEAVARPRRTQALVLVPTRELAAQVGESMREIARFLAEPVKVSILYGGVSINPQMMALRGGADVVVATPGRLLDVVAQNALNLTSVRCLVLDEADRLLEAGFSDELQRVLALLPTARQNLLFSATFPAAVQALADGLLRDPVRVDIAREPEVPARIEEHAIEVDAARRTPLLRHLIEKGAWSRALVFVATRYACDHVADKLCKAGIPAAAFHGDASQGARTRVLADFKAGQLQVLVATDLGARGIDISQLPVVVNYDLPRSATDYVHRIGRTARAGAQGLAVSFIGAQDEAHFRLIEKRQSRRVPRERIEGYEPTETAVPGAATGGVKGKRPSKKDKLRAAGLR; this comes from the coding sequence ATGACATTCGCCTCGCTGGGCCTCTCGCACGCGCTGCTGCGTGCGGTGGGGGAATTGGGCTATGAAGCGCCCACGCCCATCCAGGCTGCGGCCATCCCGGTGGCCTTGGCCGGGCGCGATCTGCAGGCCTCGGCGGAGACCGGCTCGGGCAAGACGGCCGCGTTCGTGTTGCCCGTACTTCAGGGCATCGAAGCCGTGGCCAGACCCCGGCGCACCCAGGCGCTCGTGCTCGTGCCCACCCGTGAACTCGCGGCACAGGTCGGTGAATCGATGCGCGAGATCGCGCGTTTCCTGGCCGAGCCGGTGAAGGTGTCCATCCTGTACGGCGGCGTCTCGATCAACCCGCAGATGATGGCCTTGCGGGGCGGCGCCGATGTGGTCGTCGCCACACCCGGACGCCTGCTCGACGTGGTCGCGCAGAACGCACTCAACCTGACCAGCGTGCGCTGCCTCGTGCTCGACGAAGCTGATCGGCTGCTCGAGGCCGGCTTTTCGGATGAGCTCCAACGCGTGCTTGCGCTGCTGCCAACGGCACGGCAGAACCTGCTGTTCTCGGCCACCTTCCCCGCTGCCGTGCAGGCTTTGGCAGATGGCCTGTTGCGCGACCCGGTCCGCGTCGACATCGCCCGCGAGCCGGAGGTGCCTGCCAGGATCGAAGAGCACGCGATCGAGGTCGACGCTGCGCGGCGAACGCCCCTGCTGCGCCACCTGATCGAAAAAGGCGCGTGGTCGCGCGCGCTGGTCTTCGTGGCAACCCGCTATGCCTGCGACCACGTGGCCGACAAGCTGTGCAAGGCCGGCATCCCGGCCGCGGCCTTCCATGGCGACGCGAGCCAGGGTGCGCGCACAAGGGTGCTCGCCGACTTCAAGGCCGGCCAGCTGCAGGTGCTGGTCGCCACCGACCTGGGCGCACGCGGCATTGACATCTCGCAATTGCCCGTCGTCGTGAACTACGACCTGCCGCGCTCGGCCACGGACTACGTGCACCGCATCGGCCGCACGGCGCGCGCCGGTGCCCAGGGGTTGGCGGTGAGTTTCATCGGGGCCCAGGACGAAGCGCATTTCCGCCTCATCGAGAAGCGGCAAAGCCGCCGAGTGCCGCGCGAACGGATCGAAGGCTATGAGCCGACTGAGACGGCAGTGCCCGGTGCGGCGACAGGGGGCGTCAAGGGCAAGAGGCCGAGCAAGAAAGACAAGCTCAGGGCCGCCGGGCTGCGCTGA